Below is a window of Pogona vitticeps strain Pit_001003342236 chromosome 9, PviZW2.1, whole genome shotgun sequence DNA.
ttaaacttactgctttgaatgtggttttggccTTGCTTTTGTTTATGGTTTCTTAAGAGgcctttgttttatattttttagtatttgtatacttaatgttttagcttcaaatgttgttttttttaatgatgtaaactgccttgggtcctttttaaggtgaaaggcagggtaaaatattttacatgaataaataaaataaaataagtaaggtGTGACAGAGGTATACGACAACAGCCTGTTTGGAAAAGCCCTTGATAGCCTGAGGAGAGAGGCAACGTACCCCAGGGTCCACCCATGGCcatctccccttcccctcttggaCAACAACATTacccaaaaccaaaagaaaaatcaaaaagaccaaaacgtggcaccttaaagacaggccactgtattttaatgccaGCTTTTCTTTAgaccacgaaagctcacattaaaatacagctgttaaaatattttaacggGCTCTGTGGGGTGAACGGCGGGCTCAACAAGCCTTTTGTGGGAACCCTGGGGATCCCTCACAGTCACGAAGCTTTGCAGGTGCAGACCCTCCCTTGGGAGAAGCACACGGAAGATTCCAGACAGAATCCCCAGCCTCCGTCCTGTCTGGATGCCAAAACCCATCTCCCGCTGAGCGGCTCCAGCCTATCTGGAAAGCAAAGCACCCAACGATGAATTTTTGATGACCCCATTAGCAAACGTTCACCCCCTCTCCCTGTTTTGCTCTTAGATGCTAGCAAGCCGGGTGCTAGCAGGAAAACCCTGCTTGGGAGACAGATCTGTGATGCCTGGGCAGTGGTCAAGGGAACATCTGGACGGCAAGGGCGAGTGACACTGCAGAGAAGCAGGACCCTTTTCAACCGAGAGGCAACACAGGCCTAGAGGGATATGAACAGGACGCGAACAACCTGGACAAGGTCCCAAGTCCCAGGTTTGCCCTCTGTCGGCCCATCAATTCCAGCTTCCATGTGCAAACTTCCAAGGTGATGTAAAGCCACCCCTAAGCAGGCGCAAGGAGGTGGGGGTGCAGAGCCATCCGCCCCACCCCTCCCTGGGCATTAAAGATACCAGCAGGCTGTGCCTCCCTCCTCCCAACCAATCCTCTGCATCACCAGATGATGTCATCCCAGACAGCTGGCCAATGGGGGAGCCCCCCACCCTGCATCTTTATTGAAAGACAGGAaggcagcagaaggaaggaaggcgggggGGGCACGAGACCAAGCGGTACTGGAAAACCAGGGTGCAGGGGTGTGGGTGGGGGACAGGGTGGCATCTGCTTCTTTGTCTCTCCCCTCGGAGGCGGCACTGACTGGCCAGCCATGGCGCTGTGGGATCCACCTGCGCAGGGCTGGCCTTCAGGCTGCAGCTCTTAGGGGACGGTCCACCCTGCCGCCCCACCTGCATGGGACTGCAGCAGCCGCCGCAGCCACTGCCACTGCCGCCTGCCTCCCTCGCTCACTTCCCAGTGGACTGAAAAGGCCCGGCCTCCGCCAGACGGATCCTCTCCCTCCAGGGGTGGACTGAGCCCACTTTGACCGACGGAGAAAACGCCAGATCCAAGGTACcaagcaaacaaaattaaaaaggccctctttctGCACATCGTCACCACCGCAACAGCAGCCCTTGCTCTAAAGCAGGAGGAGAAACAAGCAGGGTGGGAGggtggaaggggagggagagtCCTGCCTCTCGAGCTGGGCCGggtaccccccaccccaccccaccgaaGACCCTACAGAAGGAACTGGGGAGACATTTTACTGGGCGTAGCACAGCTACCGGCTGGCAGACAGAAAGAAAGCCAACGATGCTGAGGGCTAAGGGAggaaggtgtgtgtctgtgtgcatggatTCGAACCCTGCCTGCTTTTGAGAGATGATTGATTTTAAAGGCTGCTTTGCTTTCAGAGACATCTGGGAGGGAGTGGTTTCAGAATTAAAAACCTTTCTGCAGATCCAGTGAATGAGACCTGGTTGCCACCACTACAGCCTTCCCTAAACATTAGGAGGATAAACTCCTCTGCCAGGGTTACAACCCCCTCaaaaagtttgggggggggatccctaGCATGACTGAAAATCTACTACAGGTGGCCTCTTCCCTCGTACctggtaaaaaataaaaatgggggaaGGTTTTCTCTCTTGGACATAAAGGTTCCAGAGTCCTTCCCTCTGCCCCCCATCATCTATAGGTGAATGTGCTGGTGGATTCAGACTGCAAGCCAATGCAAAGTAGAGGATTTAGGGCTTGTCAGCATCAAATAGTGCTTTAGTGAGCAAGGCCTGTTTGTATGACCTTAAAGAAAGAGCAACTCTACAGCTAACGTGGTGAAGACACAGACTAGACAGCTTCAGCTAAAAGAGGCCAGTTCAGCCCCAGCTTTATTCGGGTCTAAGCTAAACTAGACTCGACATTTTCCCCTCTTCATAGGGAGGGTTCTCTGGAAATGAGAGTCCTGTGATGGAGCAACCGGGATGGGAGTAACAATGGATCCCTGCCAGAGAATGCAAGGATCCTTTCAGGAAACCACTGCAGCCAACTCATTAGCAAACCAACCTCTCTGTTGCTGGGAGCAGCCCTTGGATACTACCGGTATGTGCCTTTCAGCAACAGACAGGTTGCCAggaataaccccccccccccccgccgtttcCATGAGATGAAGAAAGCAGGCTGTAAAGAGATGAACAGGAGGAGCTTCagaagctcacatttaaaaaaacagagagttTAAAGGAAGGGAAGGTACTGAAGGACAAGTTGTGCCAGCAGGTTCCGAAGAAAGCATATTGTGGCAGGTGCATCAACACACCGGATCCCAGGCATGGCAGGTATCACAGGTGTGAAGCGCAGACAAAAGCATATACGTTAATTTCCGTTTGCAAGAGTTACCTAATGCTTGCGACAGACACAATCAGAACTGAGAATCAGGGGcggaatcaaaaaaaaaaaaaaggaggaatttcCACACTTCAGTTACAGAAACCTCCCACTCAACTGCCTGCATCTTTTGGAACTTCCACAGTTCATTTTCTCTCACTCTGTGAATGCATATTTGAAAAATGGGTTAAGGTCCTTCCACAAACAGCTTTGCACAATTATTCTTACTCAGCCAAGCCAGAGagctgcagctgctgccgcctcctGCCCACTCAGAGCAACCGGAGCCCTGGCCCTCTGCATGCGCACCGGCCAGCATGTCAACCATCAGCCCTGAATAGTGAGTACTGAGCGAACGGAAAGAGACCCTTTGTTTGGGAAGGGGGTTCCCCCTTGGGCTCCTGCAGGGCAGGAGATGCGAACAGGCTGTTCTGGCAGGCAGGCCCTCCGCCCCAAAGGCATTTCAAGTGGGGCATTTCGAGGGCTCTGGCTGCCCAGCCAGAGGGCTCCTCTCCAAACCAACGCACCGGTGTTGTTCCCTGTGTTCCTCTTTACAGTGACTACCTATTTAAGCTGCTTCTGATTGGTGATTCTGGGGTCGGGAAGTCTTGCCTCCTCCTCCGTTTTGCGGTAGGTCCCCACAACTGTGCCAGGTTCAAATGCTTcagcagagacacacacacacacaaccgccagcagacaaacagacagagagagagagagaagggccctAGGCAGCAGATGGGGGGTGTAGTGCCTGACCTGTCCCCACGtcttcccacccccccacccctgaaggagagaaggaagtggGCCACATGGCTTTCCTGGGGCTCCCAGCCAAGCACTCTTGCTCAGGTGTGGCAGCAGGCCTTTCCTTGGCCTGTGCCAAGGCCACCTCTACCCATCGGCCAAGCCAATAGGGTCCAGTGTggggtaaggaaggaaggaaggaaggtagcccaccaccccaccccaccccaccgcacCCCCAGCCCTCTGCTTCAGGCACAACTGGAGTGTCTGAGGGTTCCCCTAAGACACTGCAGTGAACTTGGGCTCAACCCTCTCAGGAAAGGGGAAGCTGGAGGGGTGGGGATCTTGGCGTTCCCCTGAGCTGCAGGTCCCCCAATGCCTGGTCTtccactctttttcttcttctctcctcctcctcttcctcttcctcttcctcctccccaccccaaacccCCAGGACGACACCTACACGGACAGTTACATCAGCACCATTGGTGTGGACTTCAAAATCCGaaccatagagttggaagggaggaCCATTAAGCTCCAAATTGTGAGTGCGTCCATGGGGCTGAGTGCCAGGTTCCTTCCAGGCTCTTCCCTCTTTGTAAGGGGCAAAGGGGGCTTCGAATGCCCATGCCTTCCACAGGGAACCTGAGGGAACCTCGGCCCCTAAAGCTTTCCTTACTCTTGCCTGGCCAGCTGCACCTGCTGGTGTCGGTACAAAACCAAGAGGTACTGTTCCCTTTAACGTAGGGTACAATGGGTGACAGGGCCATGCAAAGCTTCACTGAGCCCAAGAAACACACAGTGACCCCCACCACAGCAGTCAAAGGTGGGTCTCCCTTGCTGAGCTGTGCTAACAGACCCCCTGCACTAAGGAGGGAAGCCGCTGTCTGGATTTACTCCTCCGAGAGTCGGGTATAATGATGGGGTTAATGATGAATACATTCACACAGAAGTCTCCCTTCGAGGTCCTTAGTTAAAAGCTGGTTGGCCTACTCTAACTCTGCCCCTGAGAACCACCAGACAGGCTCATCCCTTTGTTCCCTCCACAGTGGGACACTGCCGGACAGGAGCGCTTCCGAACGATCACATCCAGCTACTATCGTGGCGCCCACGGGATCATCATTGTGTACGATGTGACAGACCAGGTGAGAGGAGCACAGCTCCCCAAAGGGAAGAAGAGTCTCCTCTCCCACCAGCCGGCCCGGGCTCTAGGAAGCCCTTCCCCAAAGGGAGGCAAGGCAGctcttaaaagggacccaaggaaGCTCAAGAGGTGACTGCAGAGAAGGCGTGATTACGGAGGGCAGCCCAGCGAGCTGTTTTCGAAAGAATCCACAAATGCACAGAGGAGATATCATTATTGAACACTTAGTGGGTGACTGCATGATGTCCCACTATAGGGACAGGCTAGTTCTCTCCCTTTGTCGGTGACCAGAGGACACAAGTACTATTGCAAACCAGACTATCCTAGTCACACTTTTCTGGCTCCCTTTCAGAGGGTAAGGTGCAGGCAGGATCATTCCATTTTGGctatttccagcatgtgtgatcactgggactGCACCAAAGCGGAGCTTGCTGCTTCAAATTTCCCATCtagtttcaatttcccaatattattaAGCTTAGTCACTTAacgatattgggaaattaaaaacttcctctgctccctCCTGGAGGGGAAGATTTAAGAAGcaaagtttcattttgttttttaaacctaTTAGGGCAGTACTGATGCCCCGTATctatgaaaaaaagaggaaagcttccttccaggaggaggaaaaaaaggaacgaGGAGGGAGATTTTTCCCCTCTATTCTTTCTTAAGGAGGCAGGCTAAATAGGGTGTTGtgtgccatgtggatgcaaggattgcaaaCCATGACATATTGGGCCTCTACACAACCTTAAGTGACCTTGTTTAGCTGACTCCAGCCCACACTAACTGAGGTGCCTAGACAAGCCCTTTGCCACAAAGGCCGCGTGATTACGGCAATGCTTTGCTGAGCACCACTTACTAAAGAGTACTAGTCAGCAAAAGACCCTCATTTGCCCATCTGGCTTCCTAGGCCATGTGGTTAGCTACAATGGGAAATCAGATTTTAGACAGGGGAGACCctaagcagatttttaaaaaatgatcaatgTGGCATATTCCACCAGGAAATTCTTTTCCAAAGCGGTATGTAAAGGGTTAGGACAGCCTTGCAAATGTATCTACAAAAATCTCTTGTCAACGAAACCTCCTACCTGTGTTACCAGATGCTGTATGTGAGCAAATAAAAATTTCAGAAGTCATACAGGAAGATTTCCAATTCCCGTTTTGAAAGTCTGTCTAGCTATGGTGGCCCAGGAGAGCTCCGGCTCATGGCAAGGGGCTAGGCCTACAGCCCTTTCGAAGCTTGGTTGGgggggagtctctctctctctctctctctctctctctctctctctctctctctctctctctctctctgtctctcactcactcactggcCCCTCCTCCCATATTTCCAGGATTCCTTCAACAACATGCATCTCTGGATGGAGGAAATCGACCGCTATGCCAGTGAGAATGTCAACAAGTTGATTGTGGGAAACAAGAGCGACCTCACCAGCAAGAAAGCAGTGGACTACACTACAGCCAAGGTACCCCTGCTCCCCTTGGTGAGCCTGCCCTGCCTGTCCTCCTTCCCCCTGCCCTTGCCCCTGAAAGGACTTTCAGGCCTTGTTCAGGGCACGTGTTACCTGGCAAAGGGCGCGTGTGCGCAGGGAGGGCCCTCGCAGGGCTGCCTTCTGGACAACACAGTCTTGCTTGTCTGAAGGACTGGATGCGTCCACAAAGGTCACATTGAAACATAACCGTTTGTCTCTAAGGTGCCACTACACTTTGatggtttgcttttttgtttctttgtttctatttttgtctGGATATGTTTTGCACAGACAAACAAGGCTGCTCCTTTGAAAATCTCTTTTCTCTGATTTGTCTCCTGCAGTAGCTGTTGGGGCTGCAACATTCAATCTGTCACTTAACACATTTTACCAATTGACGAGGTGCCCCTGATCAACCACACAGATTTTAGAGGGCACATAGAAAGACCACAGGCAGAGGCATTGCCTAAAAAGAGACATTCCCCCTCTTCTCACGCATGGGAGGATTGTACCTCTTCTCAAACAATCTTGCTTTGCTCACATGTGTCACTTAaaggaggagcctcgtggcgcagtggttaaaccgctgtactgcagctaaaactgtgctcacgacctggggtagccggctcaaggttgactcagccttctatccttccgaggtcggtaaaatgaggacccagcttgctggggtgggggcaatgtgtagcctgcataattaaattgtaaaccgcccagagaggtatataaacagcacactttgcttttatataagcagcacacttttaaaagcaaaggaTGCACCTCTCTTCCTCCAGAGTGGATATTTTTATCTACAGGCAAACTAAAACAACAATTAATTTACTGAAGTATCTGCATTTAATTAAGCATTCTTTGCAATGTGGCTCCCCTGCATTTCCCTGATCAAAAGGGGAAGGGGACCATCCAAGCGCTCAGATAAACCCGTTCTGTCCGAGAGGACAAAAGTAGTTCTACTCGGTTCACACATCCCACGTGTACCGGGAGGGCAGGGAAGCAAGCACAGGGCCAAAGTGGTTCAGGGATCTGCTGACAGAATGTTATGCATCCCCCAGTAAAGGCCACACACGCAGGAGGCATTCCTGCAGCCAAGCCTGCCAAAGGCACAGAAAGACACACATTTTCCCACATCTGTTTTGCAAGAAGACAGAATACGTAGGAATGGCATGCCTGAGCTTTGATCACGGTCGTTCTGTCTCAATCTTTCTGGATGCAGGAATACGCGGACTCCCTCGGGGTGCCCTTCCTGGAGACCAGCGCCAAAAATGCCATCAACGTGGAGCAGGCCTTCCTCACCATGGCAGCCGAGATCAAGGACCGTGTCAGCAGCGGCCCCACCCAAAACGACAACCACAAGTCCAAGCTGCACATCCAGAGCGGCCCACTGAGACAAGACGGACAGGGCTCTGGGGAGGACGGAGGCGGGGGCTGCTGCTAGGAGAGCCAACCCAGGCTGCCACAGGGCGGAAGTGCTGGCAGAGGGCTGGGAGGCACCCCCGCCGCTTGGCCCTGCGCCAGAGCGAAAGGCCACCAGCCCCACTCCTCTCTCGGCACCCTGAGTTTAGCTCTGCAGACTCAGAAGGCACCGCGGGGCTCCTGCGGACCAGATCCAGCCGCCCTGGCCAGGCCATGTTTGCTCTGGGGCATGTCCCTGACACTGGAGCTCTGGACCCAGCTGCCCTCGGCCTCCCTGCACCAACCCCCTCACCCCCTCAGTCCCTGCTGCCGACAGAAGCTATTTTCGACCCACGAGGACGTGCAACTCACAGCAGTGCTGGCATGACACAGCAAGGGAGAACAGAGAgttggaaggagaaggaggggagagaaggctGCCAGGTCCACTCCTCTGGAACTGCCAGGACGACCTCCCATTTTTGCATCCCCCCATCTCAACCCAATGAACTTGGAATGGGACACATCCACCGACGGGAGCATGAGCTCTTCCATCCTTTAACAAAGGCTCCTCAtcaccaccaccctctccacgtCTTTTTAATAAGCCTCTTACTTCATGGTGGACAGCTACTGGACTAAGGCAAGGGGCAGgtttatttactatttatctGTTAAAGGAACTTGTTTACTGCTTTTCTATCCACCAAGGCTCCCAGAATGATGTACAATAAAAcagataataataaaaatcaaatctGAAATGACTTTCAAAACCAATATTTAAACCTGTTGCAAAAAAACCTAAGGTGATAAGAAGCTCAGCGGGACCTTAATTTTCTTCAGGTCGCTGTCCAGCAAACAAGGTCCAAGCTCAGCCCCTTCTCTGCACAGACAACAAACTCTGGGACAATTGAAGAAATCACCATCCTTCTGCTGCATGTTTCatatgaaacaaagaaaaggTAGTGGTATTTCAAGTTGAGGAAGAGTTTTGCTTAGTGCTCATTTAAGGGGTCCCTTCTGACTTCTAGTACTCCTCACAAACAACCAGATCGAAGAggtgagaaaaggagaaaaactcTGAGTCTAGAGTTTTTGTCTTAcgcttgtctgggggggggggaacgggacagAATGCCCTTCTGTGATACCCTGGTTCCCAGTGGGGGGAGGACACCTCCAGTGTGTCAAATGACATTGCATGAGGGAGCTACTCTGCCCAATAGAGTGCagcaggaggcaggggaagagagcTCTGTGTGGGCCTTCCAGGGCGTCCCCGAGTTCTGACTTATCATTTAAGAAAAGAAGGAGTCCCTCCGTCATGTGACAGAAGCATTCTGTTTGACACTAGCCTATTAAGGTCCCTGTTAAAATGGTTTACAAGTGCACACTGCTCTTCTCATTACTCTAGCAACTTCACTTGATTTGCCCAGAAACAGGATCTCACGTTCTAAAGCCATCTGCTAAAACACCAGGGGAATATCTGGCAGAGAGCTGGGAGTGGGGTGGGATTCCTTGGCACAGAGCACTATCCTGTAGCAGGGCTGGGAGTCTATCAGGGCCCCTCCTTCTACTTTCTTTTAACTTTACTTTCCCTGGCCAGTCACTTTTTACACCCGCTAATGTGATGTGACATAGCTTCTGCGTGATCTGAATTTTGAATGAAACAGATGGCAAATgtctggttttttaaaacaaagaatgccacttttgtttttcagaacTGCCTATGTTTGTCCATGGctgcaccttttaaaaagccttgcGATATTAAATAACCCCCCTGTGTGCCCCACCCCTCTTCAATCTCCCATCCTTACTGTGTGTGTCTTCAATAAACCCTCCCCCTCCATCTTTGGACTCTGTCTGGATTATAAAGTAGGGAGCCGTTCCTTGAGCCCGAAAACCAAGGGGGTTCAGAAAGGGTTGTGGGGATGAGCCACAAGCAGAG
It encodes the following:
- the LOC110075697 gene encoding ras-related protein ORAB-1 isoform X2, which encodes MSTISPEYDYLFKLLLIGDSGVGKSCLLLRFADDTYTDSYISTIGVDFKIRTIELEGRTIKLQIWDTAGQERFRTITSSYYRGAHGIIIVYDVTDQDSFNNMHLWMEEIDRYASENVNKLIVGNKSDLTSKKAVDYTTAKEYADSLGVPFLETSAKNAINVEQAFLTMAAEIKDRVSSGPTQNDNHKSKLHIQSGPLRQDGQGSGEDGGGGCC
- the LOC110075697 gene encoding ras-related protein Rab-1A isoform X3, which codes for MSTISPEYDYLFKLLLIGDSGVGKSCLLLRFAWDTAGQERFRTITSSYYRGAHGIIIVYDVTDQDSFNNMHLWMEEIDRYASENVNKLIVGNKSDLTSKKAVDYTTAKVPLLPLEYADSLGVPFLETSAKNAINVEQAFLTMAAEIKDRVSSGPTQNDNHKSKLHIQSGPLRQDGQGSGEDGGGGCC
- the LOC110075697 gene encoding ras-related protein ORAB-1 isoform X1; this translates as MSTISPEYDYLFKLLLIGDSGVGKSCLLLRFADDTYTDSYISTIGVDFKIRTIELEGRTIKLQIWDTAGQERFRTITSSYYRGAHGIIIVYDVTDQDSFNNMHLWMEEIDRYASENVNKLIVGNKSDLTSKKAVDYTTAKVPLLPLEYADSLGVPFLETSAKNAINVEQAFLTMAAEIKDRVSSGPTQNDNHKSKLHIQSGPLRQDGQGSGEDGGGGCC